CTTCTAGAAGAGGAGTTCCCAGAGGTCTATCGGATAGTAACCTCTGTCTACCCGACAGCAGAAGATGATGTCATCACCTCTCCTTACAACAGCGTCCTGGCCATGAAAGAACTCACTGAGCATGCAGACTGTGTCTTGCCTGTCGATAACCAGGTATGCCTCTCTCCATTTAAAGCagctgttcacccaaaaatgtaaattctgtgatcatttattcaccttatgTCACTCCAAACATATTTGACAAAATTCCaatctctttcttctgtgaaacacaagtaAATGTTTGGCATTAGTTGTCTCGTAGCCAATCGCAGTGCACCAAGTTTGAATGTGCACCAGCGCAAATGAGATTTGGGTGTCATTGCGGAGGGAATGATTGTCAgcaaataacaacttacatttcagacttttcctcacacaaagctattgtttgtCTATAGAAGAGTTGTAATACAGCATATtaataatatggattacttttatgctacttttttgccattttaggaGCTTCACAGCCCCACTATAAGCTTCCgctgtattaaatgtattaagaTCAGTGTgcacattctgctaaaaatcgTCTATTTTGTTCCACGGTAGAAAGAATGTCATGGAGATTGAGCGACATGAGGGTGcattatgatgacagaattttcatttttgagtggatTGTGCCTTTAAAGGCAAGTGAATACTGTGTCAGGATGAGGCAAATCAATTATTCTTTCTCTTTGCattttcttctgaagtctctgGTGGATATTGTTGGTAAGATACAGCATATGTCCCACACTGGAAAACTTGGCAGTGTCATCAAGAAGGAATCAACCATCATTTCTGGGCAGGGAGGGATGGTGAAGGTTGAGAAGCCCTTTGATGCCATGAACAACATTGTGGCCAACCTACTTCTTAATATTACCAGGTACCAGATAGGTTGAGATGTATTGGTAGCTTTACATTTCATGAAAGAGAAATGAACCCATTAAAAAAGGCAATAATTATGCCTATTTATAATCATTAAGGCTAATTGAAATGATACATGTTTTACACCTGAAACAAAGACGTACTAAATGCAAAAAGCGTTCAAAACAGAGTACTTAACAGTAAAAGTAAACAAATCTGTAAGATTGTACAGCTGGCTCGTTGAGCTGAGTTGAGCTGTGGTCAGTTAAATACAGAGAAACTTCAATGAAAGATTTGACATGCATCTTCTGCCCTCTACACACATTATATTCAAGACGTGTCTCTCATTGAAACCGAAGTAGACATGTTCTTGAAGGAACAGTGGCATTTTTGTTACTCTGTGGTGATCAACATACAGTATCTTATGGAGTAATATTAATTGCAAATCATATAGCATATTAAATGATATTGTATACCATTACAAAACCAGTACATTTTGAATTGGTACATTATAGGGGTCTAACAAGATGTCCTAGAAATATGCCTTCAAATCAAGTTACACATGTTTTTGTTGGGCACTATGGTATTGATAATGTCAATTGAGATAAATGTAGGGTCACTGTACTAAAATAGTActgtgcaaaggcaaaacgcagtaacAACTCAATTGTGACAAAATATGTACAAGTAAtgacagaaataatttttttagattatgATCTGTCCTGTAACATAGGTTTGGCTCAACTTTGCTCAGATTGAGAGAAAATGGAATGGGGAAAATTGACCAATCCACACTGGGCTGGACAATCCAAAAAAGCCATTTTTATCTGATCCAGTGTTGCTATTAATGATGCTGAAGAAATATTGAATCCAGAGCATCAAGTATTGAGTAGATACTTTGGTattgacttggtaccaaagtattGGTACTTTTGACATACCTACTTAAAAATTTATTTCCAGTGTGACTTCTTTATGGCATGTGGTGTGTTGCAACTAGCTTTAGTGCTtaagccaacctcagttcaacacttgtatctcaaataaTGTCCATGTTCATACAGCGTGAGGTGATGGTAAATCGTTAAACTTATATTTGTAAGGTCTTTGCTGACGTtttgctagttgccacattcactattatttacagttgttttgtcagaccagccaTGGAgccaagtacagttgaagtcagaagtttacatacaccttagccaaatacatttaaactcagtttttcacaattccagacatttaatcgtagaaaacattccctgtcttaggtcagttaggatcactattttaagaatgtgaaatgtcagaataatagtagagagaatgatttatttcagtttttatttctttcatcacactcccagtgggtcagaagtttacatacactttgttagtatttggtagcattgtttttaagttgtttaacttgggtcaaaacgttttgggtagcctttcacaagcttctcacaataagttgctggaattttggcccattcctccagacagaactggtgtaactgagtcaggtttgtaggcctccttcctcgcacacgctttttctgttctgcccacaaattttcggattgagatcagggctttgtgccactccagtaccttgactttgttgtccttaagccattgtgccacaactttggtggtatgcttggggcattgtccatttggaagacccatttgcaaccgagctttaacttggctgatgtcttgagatgttgcttcaatatatccacataattttccttcctcatgatgccatctattttgtgaaatgcaccagtccctcctgcagcaaagcacccccacaacaggatgctgccacccccatgtttcaaggttgggatggtgttcttcggcttgcaagcctcacccttttttctccaaacataacgatggtaattatggccaaacagttaaatttttgttacatcagaccagaggacacttctccaaaaagtaagatctttgtccccatgtgcacttgcaaactgtagactggcttttttatggcagttttggagcagtggcttcttccttgctgagcagccgaTAACCTTGCtgaggttatgtcaatataggactcatttgactgtggatatagatacttgtctacctgtttcctccagcatcttcacaaggtcctttgctgttgttctgggattgatttgcacttttcacaccaaactatgctcatctctaggagacagaatatgtctccttcctgagcggtatgatggctgcgtggtcccatggtgtttatgcttgtgtactattgtttgtacagatgaacattgtatcttcaggcatttggaaattgctcccaaggatgaaccagacttgtggaggtccacaatgtttttttctggggtcttggctgatttcttttcattttcccatgatgtcaagctaaGAGGCACTGAgtctgaaggtaggccttaaaatacatccacaggtacacctccaattcagtacacttcctatcagaagctaattgtctaaacgctagacataattttctggaattttccaagctgcttaaaggcacagttaacttagtgtatgtaaacttctgacctactggaattgtgatagtcaattaaaagtgaaacaatctgtctgtaaacaattgttggaaaaaatatttgtgtcatgcacacagtagatgtcctaaattacttgccaaaactatagtttgcccatattaaatctgtgaagtgTTTAAAAAAgacgttttaatgacttcaacctaagtgtatgtaaattctgacttcaactgtaactccGCCACTTCCGTTACATACGATTTGTGCTGAGTGCAGGAAGTGTCAAAcgttccacactccgttttgacagtTGAAGAAGTGGATCAACCGGGTACACATGGTACACttctttttattgcattttcagTGCTAGCACACTAatcacactacttacactacaaaatgacgtgGAATAGCACAGAAGTGTGCAATTTGGGGTGCATCGTTTTAGACTTTTTGATCTTTCAGCTAGAGATGTTCAGATTTGATTTCTTCTCTTGCAGCTCAGCACGGTTCGAGGGCTCTCTCAACATGGACCTAAATGAGATAGCCATGAACCTGGTGCCTTTCCCACAGTTACACTACCTGGTGTCCAGTCTCACTCCCCTCTACACACTCGCAGATGTCAACGTGCCACCGCGCAGGTCTCATTTACACCCAGTTTTTCCTCATGTAATGTTATAACCGCCCCAAGTGCCCTAAAATTGTCAATATACTTGCTTGTCATTAGTTGTGTTTGCTGAAGCAAGACACATCCTGCCTAGATCTTAAAGCCTCTTCTAATGAGCTGACTTAAATCAGGTGTGTTAAATAAGCTAGACAGTGCTGGGGTACTCAAGGAGCAGGACTGACAATCACTGTTCTAGTGTGTCATCTGTCTATGGagtggttgttgttctctgtGCTACAGGCTCAATCAGATGTTCTCAGATGCGTTCAGTAAGGATCATCAGCTGATCAGAGCCGACCCCAAACACAACCTGTATCTGGCCTGTGCTCTCATGGTGCGAGGGAATGTTCAGCTGTCTGATCTGCGCAGGAACATTGAACGGTTCATATCCTCTGCCTTTCTCACATATTTTCATCCATCACTTTCTATTTTCCCAGCCTAATCTTTAGTTTTCTCACACTGTTGGCCTGTTCCAAACCTtactgagctgccttgctgtgtaTATAGGCAGCTATCTTTTAAGGCAGCATCCCAACCCAAATACCTGCCATCTTGGCTAAAATTTTGTTTGTTGCAGTGCATTCTGGCATTGCCTAATACATGTGGATGCTGCCTTTGAACTCAGCCAaaacaatgttgttgttgttgttgtttgtttttttgctgtctaggtaggcagcgtACTTTATTTTAGAACAGATGCAAAATACAGAATAGCACACTACCGTACTACTCGTACTATTTCTGCCGTTTAAAGATACGGTTCCAAATTTAGCCAGCTTCTATgtcgctcttttttttttttttctttttttttaataacccaTGAAATGATCCGTAAATAATCCATgatcattttatttgattttaaagggatggttctctcaaaaaagaacattctcataatttactcaccctcatgtcatcccagatgtgtatggctttctttctttagcagaacacaaacaaatattttttttaagaatatctcagctctgtaggtccatacagtgcaagtaaatgggtatcagaccttttgtagctccaaaaatcacataaaggaaacatagaagtaatccataagactccagtggttaaatataaatcttc
The nucleotide sequence above comes from Myxocyprinus asiaticus isolate MX2 ecotype Aquarium Trade chromosome 25, UBuf_Myxa_2, whole genome shotgun sequence. Encoded proteins:
- the LOC127415838 gene encoding tubulin epsilon chain-like isoform X3; the protein is MEEGVLGEILQGPLRQLFSSTQLISDVSGSGNNWAVGHHTYGSAYREQIVDQVRRAAEHCDCLQCFFLVHSMGGGTGSGLGTFVLKLLEEEFPEVYRIVTSVYPTAEDDVITSPYNSVLAMKELTEHADCVLPVDNQSLVDIVGKIQHMSHTGKLGSVIKKESTIISGQGGMVKVEKPFDAMNNIVANLLLNITSSARFEGSLNMDLNEIAMNLVPFPQLHYLVSSLTPLYTLADVNVPPRRLNQMFSDAFSKDHQLIRADPKHNLYLACALMVRGNVQLSDLRRNIERLRPTLPFVPWNQEGWKTSLCSVPPVGHTHSLLALANNTCVKSTFSELRERFVKLYRRKAHLHHYLSVDGMESAGFSEALSSLSTLIEDYTHLESPIMPNAPRFTIAT